A stretch of the Martelella sp. NC20 genome encodes the following:
- a CDS encoding ABC transporter substrate-binding protein — MNGFRKLLASGALSALGVVAGTLPATAADPVKVGYIIPLSGGAAASIGQEMSRATHMAVEQINAAGGIASLDGAPIELLEVDSRGDPKVALTEAERLITVEDVSVMIGAFQSSVTFPATAVAEKYGVPWIVDLAAKADITERGYKYVFRPTQVPSSGNADSVVDFVTWANETTGDPAKTAAIVYENTDWGQDLAQRLRQRFDEAGIEIVLDESYPANAPDLRPLVLKVKGRKPDVISVTAYAADAIQLHKLIAQMQIDAKAVIGSGAGQVDPTFIPSVGEAGTEGIVSTNGWAGYESTINTPFAKDFWDSYVAAYDTEPSEFSVVAYSVVWILKDALERAGSTDPDAIRDALAQTRFEGNDVAQLLGYDVVFDEKGQNTKKRFVVQQISEGVYRTVWPEQVAAPGYEMKWPVGKAVN, encoded by the coding sequence ATGAACGGTTTTCGGAAATTACTCGCATCCGGTGCGCTTTCGGCGCTCGGCGTCGTTGCCGGCACCCTGCCAGCGACCGCAGCCGACCCCGTCAAGGTCGGCTATATCATCCCGCTTTCGGGTGGCGCCGCAGCCTCGATCGGCCAGGAGATGAGCAGGGCAACCCACATGGCCGTCGAGCAGATCAACGCTGCCGGCGGCATTGCCTCGCTCGACGGCGCCCCGATCGAGCTTCTCGAAGTTGACTCGCGCGGCGACCCGAAGGTTGCCCTCACCGAGGCCGAGAGGCTGATCACCGTCGAGGACGTCTCGGTCATGATCGGCGCCTTTCAGAGCTCGGTCACCTTCCCGGCCACGGCTGTTGCCGAAAAATACGGCGTTCCGTGGATCGTTGATCTGGCAGCCAAGGCCGACATCACCGAGCGCGGCTACAAATATGTGTTCCGCCCCACGCAGGTTCCGTCTTCAGGCAATGCCGACAGCGTCGTCGATTTCGTGACCTGGGCGAACGAGACGACAGGCGACCCGGCGAAAACCGCAGCGATCGTCTATGAAAACACCGATTGGGGTCAGGATCTGGCACAGCGCCTCCGCCAGCGCTTCGATGAAGCCGGGATCGAGATCGTGCTTGATGAATCCTACCCTGCCAATGCGCCGGACCTCAGGCCGCTGGTCCTGAAGGTGAAGGGCCGCAAGCCCGACGTGATTTCGGTCACAGCCTATGCCGCCGACGCCATCCAGCTTCACAAGCTGATCGCGCAGATGCAGATCGACGCCAAGGCCGTGATCGGCAGCGGCGCCGGCCAGGTCGACCCGACATTCATTCCCTCCGTCGGCGAGGCGGGAACGGAAGGCATTGTCAGCACCAATGGCTGGGCCGGCTACGAATCGACCATCAATACCCCCTTCGCCAAGGATTTCTGGGACAGTTATGTCGCAGCATACGACACTGAACCGTCAGAATTCTCGGTCGTCGCCTATTCTGTCGTCTGGATCCTCAAGGATGCCCTCGAGCGCGCCGGTTCCACTGATCCGGATGCAATTCGCGATGCGCTCGCCCAAACGCGTTTCGAAGGCAATGATGTCGCACAGTTGCTCGGCTACGACGTGGTGTTCGACGAGAAGGGGCAAAACACCAAAAAGCGCTTCGTTGTCCAGCAGATTTCGGAGGGTGTCTACCGGACCGTGTGGCCAGAGCAAGTGGCAGCTCCCGGCTACGAGATGAAGTGGCCCGTCGGCAAGGCCGTCAACTGA
- a CDS encoding branched-chain amino acid ABC transporter permease, translating into MSTILLQALLNGIASGAVYGLIALGLSLQFGVMKIINFAHGSFLMIAMYIAVWATRSLGLHPLAVIIPVAAILFVAGYYIQRFMIEPIYRKEATREPIGVLIFTTGLWIFLDHLFLMIAGPDYQVMSGNWSNEIVLIGDLIFSLPQIAGFVIATLVTIGVILYLGKTRSGRMIRATGQDREAASVLGIDSTHVYQVSFAIGLAVVGVAGCLLVPLYPVNPFVGDIFGLRAFIIVVLGGMGSIGGAFWGGIIIGILESVGAQFVPVSFAEALIFIVFLAVLYIRPAGLFGLERE; encoded by the coding sequence ATGTCGACCATATTACTTCAGGCGCTCCTCAACGGAATCGCGAGCGGCGCTGTCTACGGGCTGATTGCGCTCGGGCTCAGTCTCCAGTTCGGCGTGATGAAAATCATCAACTTCGCCCATGGCTCGTTTCTGATGATCGCGATGTATATCGCGGTCTGGGCGACAAGGAGCCTTGGGCTGCATCCGCTCGCCGTGATCATTCCTGTCGCAGCCATACTGTTCGTCGCCGGTTATTACATCCAGCGTTTCATGATCGAGCCGATCTACCGTAAGGAAGCGACCCGTGAACCGATCGGGGTGCTGATCTTCACCACCGGGCTCTGGATATTCCTCGATCATCTGTTCCTGATGATTGCCGGACCGGATTACCAGGTCATGTCCGGCAACTGGTCAAACGAGATCGTTCTGATCGGAGACCTGATCTTCTCGCTGCCGCAGATCGCTGGCTTCGTCATCGCCACACTGGTGACGATCGGCGTGATCCTCTATCTCGGCAAAACCCGCAGCGGTCGCATGATCCGCGCGACCGGCCAGGACCGGGAAGCAGCAAGCGTGCTCGGCATCGACAGCACCCATGTCTACCAGGTGTCCTTCGCGATCGGGCTCGCGGTCGTCGGCGTCGCCGGCTGCCTGCTGGTGCCGCTTTATCCGGTCAACCCCTTCGTCGGCGATATTTTCGGCCTGCGCGCCTTCATCATCGTCGTGCTCGGCGGCATGGGCTCCATCGGCGGCGCCTTCTGGGGCGGAATCATCATAGGCATTCTCGAATCCGTCGGCGCGCAATTTGTGCCGGTATCCTTCGCCGAAGCCCTGATCTTCATCGTATTCCTCGCCGTGCTCTACATCCGGCCGGCGGGCCTGTTCGGACTGGAGCGCGAATGA